A single window of Dermochelys coriacea isolate rDerCor1 chromosome 2, rDerCor1.pri.v4, whole genome shotgun sequence DNA harbors:
- the TMEM74 gene encoding transmembrane protein 74, translated as MACMELLYVTKKSRRSDLCNNVDRSLQAPPCEQQRDVDDMGARTAAAVAALCCDRHCKSTQRAATAGPTQAPLSSTPTLSFSWQHAAASSSIQPCCQPAHLDGEEEAEKKRACCCAQELETSFTYMDENVNLEHTRNAPSSVKSCCQVPPAQHSSCTEIPPEWAHDPPSLIAEEEDDTGSEAASGNSVDYGFISAILFLVSGILLVIISYVVPRDVTVDPNTVAAREMERLENESARIGAHLDRCVIAGLCLLTLGGVVLSSLLMMSMWKGELYRRNRFASSQESAKLYGSFNFRMKSSTNDNTLELSLVEEDAFAIDN; from the coding sequence ATGGCTTGTATGGAGCTTCTGTACGTCACCAAGAAGAGTAGGCGATCGGATCTGTGCAACAATGTGGACAGGAGTTTGCAAGCCCCTCCCTGCGAACAGCAGAGAGATGTGGACGATATGGGGGCTAGAACAGCAGCTGCGGTGGCAGCTCTCTGCTGCGATAGGCACTGCAAGTCTACACAAAGGGCAGCCACAGCAGGTCCCACCCAAGCACCCCTTTCCTCCACTCCTACTCTCTCCTTCTCCTGGCAGCATGCAGCAGCATCAAGCAGCATCcagccctgctgccagccagctcACTTGGATGGAGAAGAGGAAGCAGAAAAGAAGAGAGCCTGCTGCTGTGCCCAGGAACTGGAGACATCGTTTACTTATATGGATGAAAATGTCAATCTGGAGCATACGAGAAATGCCCCTTCTTCTGTGAAGAGTTGCTGCCAGGTTCCCCCTGCCCAGCATAGCTCCTGTACAGAGATCCCACCCGAATGGGCTCATGATCCTCCCTCCCTTATCGCTGAGGAAGAAGATGATACTGGATCAGAAGCTGCTTCAGGGAACTCTGTAGACTATGGGTTCATTAGTGCCATCTTGTTCCTGGTTAGTGGGATTTTGCTAGTTATTATTTCCTATGTGGTGCCCAGAGATGTGACTGTGGATCCTAACACTGTAGCAGCCAGGGAGATGGAGCGACTGGAGAATGAGAGCGCTAGAATCGGGGCTCACTTGGATAGGTGTGTGATCGCTGGGCTATGTCTCTTAACTCTGGGTGGTGTGGTGCTGTCCAGTTTATTAATGATGTCTATGTGGAAAGGGGAGCTGTACAGGAGGAACAGATTTGCATCCTCCCAGGAATCTGCAAAGCTGTATGGTTCTTTCAATTTTAGAATGAAATCCAGCACAAATGATAATACACTAGAGTTATCATTAGTAGAAGAAGATGCATTTGCCATAGATAATTAG